One genomic window of Prinia subflava isolate CZ2003 ecotype Zambia chromosome 27, Cam_Psub_1.2, whole genome shotgun sequence includes the following:
- the LOC134562282 gene encoding olfactory receptor 14J1-like, with protein sequence MSNSSSISHFLLLPLAHTRQLQLLHFCLFLAISLAALLANGLIISAVACGHLLHSPMFFFLLNLALSDLGSILTTVPKAMHNSLWDTRNISYEGCAAQVFFFSFLITSEFALLTVMCYDRYVSICKPLHYRTLLGSRACAHMAAAAWASAFLNALLLTANTFSLPLCQGNALGQFFCEIPHILKLSCSHSKLRELGLIVLSAFLFFGCFVFIVFSYVQIFRAVLRIPSEQGRHKAFSTCLPHLAVLSLILSTGFLTYLKPPSISSPSLDLAVSVLYSVVPPALNPLIYSLRNQELKAAVWTLITGRLKKN encoded by the coding sequence atgtccaacagcagctccatcagccacttcctcctgctgccattggcacacacgcggcagctgcagctcctgcacttctgcctcttcctggccatctccctggctgccctcctggccaacggcctcatcatcagcgccgtagcctgcggccacctcctgcacagccccatgttcttcttcctgctcaacctggccctcagcgacctgggctccatcctcaccactgtccccaaagccatgcacaattccctctgggacaccaggaacatctcctatgaaggatgtgctgcacaggtgtttttcttttcctttctcattacATCAGAATTTGCCCTGCTGACCGTGATGTGCTACGACCgctacgtgtccatctgcaaacccctgcactacaggaccctcctgggcagcagagcttgtgcccacatggcagcagctgcctgggccagtgcctttctcaatgctctgctgctcacagccaatacattttccctgcccctgtgccagggcaatgctctgggccagttcttctgtgaaatcccacacatcctcaagctctcctgctcaCACTCCAAACTCAGAGAACTTGGGCTCATTGTGCTAagtgcttttctattttttggctgttttgtgttcattgttttctcctatgtgcagatcttcagggctgtgctgaggatcccctctgagcagggacggcacaaagccttttccacctgcctccctcacctggccgtGCTATCCCTAATTCTCAGCACTGGGTTTTTAACTTACCTGAAgcccccctccatctcctccccatccctggatctggcagtgtcagttctgtactcggtggtgcctccagccctgaaccccctcatctacagcctgaggaaccaggagctcaaggctgcagtgtggacaCTGATCACTGGACGTCTTAAGAAAAACTAA